CCCGATCAGTTCGTCGGCAATGACTTCGTTGACGTTGTCGACGGCTTGCGTGACGCCCTTCCCGAGGTAGCGGGTGCCGCCGTCGCGAAGCTCGACCGCCTCATGGGCGCCCGTGCTGGCGCCGGAGGGCACGGCGGCCCGGCCGACAGCGCCACCCTGCAAAAAGACGTCCACCTCAACGGTGGGGTTGCCCCGGGAATCAAGGATTTCGCGGGCGTAAATCTCTTCGATGATCGTACTCATCGTGCTTGCTCCTTCCGCTTGGCGATCGCGCGATCGTTGCTTGTGGCCATCAGTGTACCCGATCCAAAGGCTTGCTTGGGGAGGTGAGAGCAGGGAGTGGCCTCAGCGCTCATCTTCCACGTCTTGCAGGCGCACTTCACCCAGCGGGCGATAAAGCTCCTGAGCCATCTTGGCGCTCACCGCCCCTGGGGGAACCATCAGCACCTCCAAGGTCACCAGGCGCTGGCCGAAACGCAGTTCGAGGCGATCGCCCGGTTTGACCTCCACGCTGGCGCGAGCGGGCCGACCATTGATGGTGACCCGCCCCTGGTCGCAGATTTCATTGGCGACCGGGCGCCGTTTGATCACCCGCGATACTTTCAACCATTTGTCGAGTCTCACAAGGCCCTCCCTCCGACGTCCCGAACGGGCGGGATCATAGCACGGCCAAAAGGGGGTCTTCGCCGCGGCGACGCCGGTTCTCCTTGCAAGGGCGCTGGAACGACTGGTCCGTCTCGCCGACCTCCCTGCCCAAGGCCGCCTCCCATCCGCCCCCTGCCTTCCGGCAGCGGGCGCTCGAGGTTCCGTGCAGTCATTTCTTCGGCATGGCAGACTATTCCGGTCATGATGATCTATCTGGACCACGCCGCGTCGTCTCCCCTGCGCCCAGCCGCGCGGGTCGCCTGGAACGAAGCGGTTGACCTGCCCGGCAATGCGGCAAGTCCCCATGCCTTCGGGCGTCGGGCCGCCCAACGCGTTGCTGAGGCTCGCCAGGCCGTGGCCCAGTTGGTGGCCCGAGATGCCCAGGAAGTCTACTTCACGGCGAGTGGCACCGAGGCCAACAATCTGGCCATTCTGGGGCTGGCCGCGGCTGTGGAGCGCAACGGGGGGATCCGTCGCGCCGCCCACAGCGCCCTGGAACACAGCTGCGTGCGGGGGCCGATGGCCAGCCTGGCCGCCCGGGGATGGGACATCGAAGTTCTGCCGGTTTCGCCGGATGGGCAGCTGCTCATCCCCCCCCTCCAGGCGGCCTTGGCGCGGGGCCTGGCCTGGGTGTCGGTCATGGCGGTCAGCAATGAGGTGGGCGCGCTGCAGCGCTTTTCGGAGTGGCGCGACGACGTCCGCCGCGCCGGGAGCTTGTTGCACGTCGATGCGGTGCAGGGGGTGGGCTTGCTCGACCCGCGCCCCTGGGACGCGGATTTGCTGAGCGTGTCCGCCCACAAACTGGGCGGTGGCCAGGGGGTGGGGGCCCTGGTCCTGCGGGAGGGGGTGAGGCTCGAGCCCGTCCTGCGTGGGGGACCGCACGAGCGGGGGGTGCGCCCTGGCACGCTGGCGGTGGCGGCGATCGCCGCCTTCGGAGCGGCGGCTTCTGAGGCTTTTGCCCTGCGGGATACCGAAGCGCAGCGTCTGACTGAGTGGCGAGAGCGCCTCGAGCGCCAGTTGCTGGTCGCTGTGCCGGGACTGCGGGTGCTGGGGGCGGGCGGGCCTCGGGCGCCACACATCTTATCGCTGACGCTGCCGGGGGCCACCGGACGTCATCTGGTTGAACAGTTGGACCTGGTCGGCGTGGCTGTCTCGACGGGGGCAGCCTGCACCAGTTTGAAGCAGACGCCGAATCCCACCCTGCAGGCGCTCGGCTTGACCGAGGCCGAAGCCCAGGGGAGCTTGCGAATCAGCCTGGGCTGGACGACCACCGCAGACGAACTGGAACGAGCGGGCGACGCGATCGCCTCAACCCTCCGGGCCATGACGGCGACAAAACCCATGCGTGTTGACCACGATTGAGTCGCTTCGCCACGCGTTGCCAGCGCTGTCGCTCCAACCGAGGGGCGTTGCCTCAGCGGGCCCCGCCAGAGCTGGCCGCAAGCGGGATGGCCACCATGCCTGAACGAGCCTCTTCGTATTCCCTCACGATTTCCTGCACGATGGTGGCACAGGGCTTGACCGCCTCGATCAGGCCCACCGTTTGCCCGGCGCTCCAGACGTCTCGCCAGCGCTTGAGGTCTGATTCTCCCGCCGCTTGGCTCTCGCGCCATTGCAGCAGACTGTCCCGTAAAAAGTTGGCCGGGTGCCCCGTGACCTCGGGCGTGTATTCGATGTCCTCCGGGGAGGCGGCGCA
This genomic interval from Candidatus Sericytochromatia bacterium contains the following:
- a CDS encoding RNA-binding S4 domain-containing protein translates to MRLDKWLKVSRVIKRRPVANEICDQGRVTINGRPARASVEVKPGDRLELRFGQRLVTLEVLMVPPGAVSAKMAQELYRPLGEVRLQDVEDER
- a CDS encoding cysteine desulfurase family protein — encoded protein: MMIYLDHAASSPLRPAARVAWNEAVDLPGNAASPHAFGRRAAQRVAEARQAVAQLVARDAQEVYFTASGTEANNLAILGLAAAVERNGGIRRAAHSALEHSCVRGPMASLAARGWDIEVLPVSPDGQLLIPPLQAALARGLAWVSVMAVSNEVGALQRFSEWRDDVRRAGSLLHVDAVQGVGLLDPRPWDADLLSVSAHKLGGGQGVGALVLREGVRLEPVLRGGPHERGVRPGTLAVAAIAAFGAAASEAFALRDTEAQRLTEWRERLERQLLVAVPGLRVLGAGGPRAPHILSLTLPGATGRHLVEQLDLVGVAVSTGAACTSLKQTPNPTLQALGLTEAEAQGSLRISLGWTTTADELERAGDAIASTLRAMTATKPMRVDHD